The following DNA comes from Populus trichocarpa isolate Nisqually-1 chromosome 19, P.trichocarpa_v4.1, whole genome shotgun sequence.
CTGTTCTTAGATTTTCATGGGAagtacaacatgattttatttgtccttaAAATACTTGaccatatacaaattaaaacacttaattcttttttcttctttttattatttttgtatttttttctaattttaaaaataaaaaaaaatacaaatgcaCACACATccctttttattatgtttttctcgTACACCCACATTTACATGTTCACAATtaccaaaattcaaaataaatcaaataataatataaatatacacatcaaattctgaaaattacaaaaaacagGTCCCTAAAAAGTCTAGGAACTGCAAAGGCCCTCTGGAACTGTAGGAGCAGCGGCGACGCGTGTGCTCCACGCGCGTCTGCCATtagcggcgcgtgggttcacgcgccgccgcaaaAAAGACCAGCGACAGGGGAGATCCGAAACgacttcctcctcctcttccctTTTGCACCGGTGGTGAGAAGCAATGTCACCTACAAAGCAGCAAAATCGCAACAACAGTATGTTTTAGTTTTCCTGTTCTTTCATCTGTTCCcagtcttctttctttttcagatCTGAGTTTAGTTCTTCCTCTTCATGATAGCTGACGACTCCAAGGTGAGGGTGGAGGCTGCTGTACTAGACCAAGGTGGGTTATGTGGGTTCTGTCGTGCTTGGATTGCTGGCCGTGGCCTCGACGATACTAGAGCTGACGGTGGCGCTGGGTGTTGCTGTGGCGCTGTTGTCGCGGTGGGACTGAGAGAAGACTGGAAAGAAGACAGTGGGGTTGCCGCTGTGTTCGGCTTGAGGAAGAAAGGAGCCGCTGTGGGGCTGGTCTCCTGTGTCAGTGGGCGGCAGCTCTGGTTTGGCCAAGAGACGGAGGCGgttggggaagaagaaggaggggtTCGGGTCTGTCGGGTTGTTGGTTCAAGGAGAGGAAATGCAAAGGTGAAGGAAATGGGGGGCAGTGTGTTGACGACCAGGAGAGGGACGTTGTGGCTGGGTGAAGAGGATAATGGGAAGAGAATGAGGCTCTCGATTCAATAAAGAGGAAGATGGGGCTGTTTCAGGTGCAAAAATCGCAGACCAAAAGGGGGGTGCGACCAGTAGGGAGAGACAACCGTGAGGTTCTCTGGTTTTGGTCCCCAGCGAGGGGAAAGGCGGCGGTTTGCAAAGAAGACAGATTATTTAGGGGTTCtttgggttttagggtttttcttgTGAATTTTCCACCCCTCCTCCCATTCACATTTTCTCTGCCCCTGTATTAAAAATTTTCACTTCTCTTTATAGATaacaaaatttgttatttttaattgcttggTCCCCAAgcaaccaaaaaacaaattggtccctcaacttttcattttcatatttggtcccttgtaaattttgattttttttattttttttgtatttttaaatttttttgaaaacaagcaatatcaacgtcgactcaacaagaaaaattagtgattgtaaaattaacgcgttaaaagttgaacatattcaaaatacatttgaaaatttaaattcttttgagatggcgttgaaaatgctaaaaacgatgcaaatatatcaagaatatattttttggggttttcattgtttttttgctatttttggtttttttctgaaaatttatcaaaaacatgggtcaaaaactGGGTAGCAACACAgccaaaacgacgttgttttgaaGATAGtcgttcatcttcttcttcagagaGGTTGCCTGAAAGGCCTCCTTCCCAAGGCATTTGATGCCTCGTTTCTTCCCTAAATTGGATGAAACTTACACGTAAACGATCCCTTGACACCTGGCTACACACCAATATAGACCGTTTGAGCTAATCGAGGCTTCAGAGGCGGTGGCGCTGCCCCAAAGTGGCCATCCCGACCAGCCATTTTCCTTCACAAAACTGACAGTTCATCATTGCGACTTTGAACCAATGGTTGGGATGCTTTCGGGTCGAACCAAGGGCTGAAATTTAGCACCACTAGAGACAAAGTGTCCCTCTTCCACCACCTATaaatagatttgtttttcatggtcCACGGGGGGGGGGGAACAATTAGGTCCAAAGTCAGCCAAAAACCAGCCTCCCTAACCCACATTACCATTAGCCCGTCTGCCACCATATCCACCACAGGAAGCCAACAGCCACCGTTGGTCTCTCTCCTCTCTACAACCTGCTTTTTTCCTCTTCCCTCTTTCTCCCTACCACTCGCATCCACCATAGCACCGCCAACAAAGCCTCCGTACTCTGCCAAACTAGCAATGACAGCGCTACCCACGCTAGACAACTCTTCTTCCTACCATCATCTTCGTCTCCTCTTATAGGACGATGGATAGGGGGAAATtaatcccccccccccttttctAGGTCGGGCCTATTCTGGCCCAGCCTAAGTGGTTGGGCCGAGTCCAgcctagataaaaaaaaaagaaaaaaagagagatttgtTGGGTTGAGTCTGGCCTAGTTAGCTGGGCCGGCCCAACcaacatattttataatattatgtattatatattataatatttaatattatatatttaaagaaaattccaaaactttcaaaaaatccttttaaaaaaatttgtgattttctcgcgTGATGCGATCCAAG
Coding sequences within:
- the LOC112325611 gene encoding uncharacterized protein LOC112325611; translation: MSPTKQQNRNNTDDSKVRVEAAVLDQGGLCGFCRAWIAGRGLDDTRADGGAGCCCGAVVAVGLREDWKEDSGVAAVFGLRKKGAAVGLVSCVSGRQLWFGQETEAVGEEEGGVRVCRVVGSRRGNAKVKEMGGSVLTTRRGTLWLGEEDNGKRMRLSIQ